Proteins found in one Miscanthus floridulus cultivar M001 chromosome 4, ASM1932011v1, whole genome shotgun sequence genomic segment:
- the LOC136549746 gene encoding histone-lysine N-methyltransferase ASHH3-like isoform X1, giving the protein MVRVGLSSSAPGVNLTEEIENVFEQLISKIEPADFDPRPFLKQLNVLGRYEPIKRNVYCTKRRVEDYGISCRCKPSPGSSVVCGRDCHCGMLFSCCSSQCECDNACTNKSFQHRPLKKTKLIKTEKCGHGLVAEDEIKKREFVIEYVGEVIDDRTCENRLWTMKRLNDTDFYLCEVSSNMVIDATNKGNLSRFINHSCEPNTKMQKWTVDGETRVGIFALRDIKIGEELTYDYKFVQFGAAQVCHCGSSNCRKVLGTTKYSGSSQNHHAKKKKRKTNCENCIQQFLRLWHPQQKMYVGCWIVDFDQETKMHTLQFTDLHTEKFDLKEEEWHFLELHIQTGVEVELHCSGIHICLELLLFIGHKLVCYGILANCRFR; this is encoded by the exons ATGGTCCGCGTGGGTTTGTCTTCCTCGGCGCCCGGGGTCAATCTGACAGAG GAAATCGAGAATGTTTTTGAGCAACTGATCAGCAAGATAGAACCTGCAGATTTTGATCCGCGGCCCTTTTTGAAACAATTGAACGTGTTAGGACGCTACGAACCAATCAAGCGGA ATGTATATTGCACTAAGAGACGCGTTGAAGATTATGGCATTTCTTGTCGCTGTAAGCCTTCTCCTGGTTCATCAGTTGTGTGTGGCAGAGACTGCCATTGTGG CATGCTCTTCTCTTGCTGTTCATCACAATGTGAATGTGATAACGCGTGCACCAATAAATCATTCCAGCACAGACCTCTTAAGAAAACCAAATTGATTAAG ACAGAGAAATGTGGTCATGGATTGGTTGCTGAGGATGAAATAAAGAAAAGAGAATTTGTTATTGAGTATGTTGGAGAAG TTATTGATGACAGAACATGTGAGAATAGGCTATGGACAATGAAAAGGCTGAATGACACTGACTTCTACCTTTGTGAGGTCAGTAGTAATATGGTCATCGATGCAACAAACAAGGGAAACCTGTCCCGATTTATAAACCATAGTTGTGAACCAAACACAAAGATGCAGAAATG GACTGTTGATGGAGAGACCAGGGTTGGAATTTTCGCACTTCGTGACATAAAGATAGGGGAGGAGCTGACCTATGACTATAA ATTTGTCCAGTTTGGAGCAGCTCAAGTTTGTCATTGTGGATCTTCGAACTGCAGAAAAGTGCTAGGCACGACGAAGTATTCAGGAAGCTCACAGAACCATCATGCCAAGAAGAAAAAGAGGAAAACAAATTGTGAGAATTGCATACAGCAGTTTCTTCGTCTGTGGCATCCACAGCAAAAAAT GTATGTTGGatgttggatagttgacttcgATCAAGAAACTAAAATGCATACT CTGCAGTTCACTGATCTCCATACTGAAAAGTTTGATTtgaaagaagaagaatggcacttCTTAGAG CTGCATATCCAGACTGGTGTTGAAGTTGAATTACATTGTTCTGGGATCCATATTTGCCTGGAACTTTTACTGTTTATTGGGCATAAATTGGTTTGTTATGGTATCTTGGCCAATT GTCGATTTCGATGA
- the LOC136549746 gene encoding histone-lysine N-methyltransferase ASHH3-like isoform X3, with protein sequence MVRVGLSSSAPGVNLTEEIENVFEQLISKIEPADFDPRPFLKQLNVLGRYEPIKRNVYCTKRRVEDYGISCRCKPSPGSSVVCGRDCHCGMLFSCCSSQCECDNACTNKSFQHRPLKKTKLIKTEKCGHGLVAEDEIKKREFVIEYVGEVIDDRTCENRLWTMKRLNDTDFYLCEVSSNMVIDATNKGNLSRFINHSCEPNTKMQKWTVDGETRVGIFALRDIKIGEELTYDYKFVQFGAAQVCHCGSSNCRKVLGTTKYSGSSQNHHAKKKKRKTNCENCIQQFLRLWHPQQKMYVGCWIVDFDQETKMHTLQFTDLHTEKFDLKEEEWHFLEAVLIR encoded by the exons ATGGTCCGCGTGGGTTTGTCTTCCTCGGCGCCCGGGGTCAATCTGACAGAG GAAATCGAGAATGTTTTTGAGCAACTGATCAGCAAGATAGAACCTGCAGATTTTGATCCGCGGCCCTTTTTGAAACAATTGAACGTGTTAGGACGCTACGAACCAATCAAGCGGA ATGTATATTGCACTAAGAGACGCGTTGAAGATTATGGCATTTCTTGTCGCTGTAAGCCTTCTCCTGGTTCATCAGTTGTGTGTGGCAGAGACTGCCATTGTGG CATGCTCTTCTCTTGCTGTTCATCACAATGTGAATGTGATAACGCGTGCACCAATAAATCATTCCAGCACAGACCTCTTAAGAAAACCAAATTGATTAAG ACAGAGAAATGTGGTCATGGATTGGTTGCTGAGGATGAAATAAAGAAAAGAGAATTTGTTATTGAGTATGTTGGAGAAG TTATTGATGACAGAACATGTGAGAATAGGCTATGGACAATGAAAAGGCTGAATGACACTGACTTCTACCTTTGTGAGGTCAGTAGTAATATGGTCATCGATGCAACAAACAAGGGAAACCTGTCCCGATTTATAAACCATAGTTGTGAACCAAACACAAAGATGCAGAAATG GACTGTTGATGGAGAGACCAGGGTTGGAATTTTCGCACTTCGTGACATAAAGATAGGGGAGGAGCTGACCTATGACTATAA ATTTGTCCAGTTTGGAGCAGCTCAAGTTTGTCATTGTGGATCTTCGAACTGCAGAAAAGTGCTAGGCACGACGAAGTATTCAGGAAGCTCACAGAACCATCATGCCAAGAAGAAAAAGAGGAAAACAAATTGTGAGAATTGCATACAGCAGTTTCTTCGTCTGTGGCATCCACAGCAAAAAAT GTATGTTGGatgttggatagttgacttcgATCAAGAAACTAAAATGCATACT CTGCAGTTCACTGATCTCCATACTGAAAAGTTTGATTtgaaagaagaagaatggcacttCTTAGAG GCCGTTTTGATCAGATGA
- the LOC136549746 gene encoding histone-lysine N-methyltransferase ASHH3-like isoform X2, with product MVRVGLSSSAPGVNLTEEIENVFEQLISKIEPADFDPRPFLKQLNVLGRYEPIKRNVYCTKRRVEDYGISCRCKPSPGSSVVCGRDCHCGMLFSCCSSQCECDNACTNKSFQHRPLKKTKLIKTEKCGHGLVAEDEIKKREFVIEYVGEVIDDRTCENRLWTMKRLNDTDFYLCEVSSNMVIDATNKGNLSRFINHSCEPNTKMQKWTVDGETRVGIFALRDIKIGEELTYDYKFVQFGAAQVCHCGSSNCRKVLGTTKYSGSSQNHHAKKKKRKTNCENCIQQFLRLWHPQQKMYVGCWIVDFDQETKMHTLQFTDLHTEKFDLKEEEWHFLEVDFDED from the exons ATGGTCCGCGTGGGTTTGTCTTCCTCGGCGCCCGGGGTCAATCTGACAGAG GAAATCGAGAATGTTTTTGAGCAACTGATCAGCAAGATAGAACCTGCAGATTTTGATCCGCGGCCCTTTTTGAAACAATTGAACGTGTTAGGACGCTACGAACCAATCAAGCGGA ATGTATATTGCACTAAGAGACGCGTTGAAGATTATGGCATTTCTTGTCGCTGTAAGCCTTCTCCTGGTTCATCAGTTGTGTGTGGCAGAGACTGCCATTGTGG CATGCTCTTCTCTTGCTGTTCATCACAATGTGAATGTGATAACGCGTGCACCAATAAATCATTCCAGCACAGACCTCTTAAGAAAACCAAATTGATTAAG ACAGAGAAATGTGGTCATGGATTGGTTGCTGAGGATGAAATAAAGAAAAGAGAATTTGTTATTGAGTATGTTGGAGAAG TTATTGATGACAGAACATGTGAGAATAGGCTATGGACAATGAAAAGGCTGAATGACACTGACTTCTACCTTTGTGAGGTCAGTAGTAATATGGTCATCGATGCAACAAACAAGGGAAACCTGTCCCGATTTATAAACCATAGTTGTGAACCAAACACAAAGATGCAGAAATG GACTGTTGATGGAGAGACCAGGGTTGGAATTTTCGCACTTCGTGACATAAAGATAGGGGAGGAGCTGACCTATGACTATAA ATTTGTCCAGTTTGGAGCAGCTCAAGTTTGTCATTGTGGATCTTCGAACTGCAGAAAAGTGCTAGGCACGACGAAGTATTCAGGAAGCTCACAGAACCATCATGCCAAGAAGAAAAAGAGGAAAACAAATTGTGAGAATTGCATACAGCAGTTTCTTCGTCTGTGGCATCCACAGCAAAAAAT GTATGTTGGatgttggatagttgacttcgATCAAGAAACTAAAATGCATACT CTGCAGTTCACTGATCTCCATACTGAAAAGTTTGATTtgaaagaagaagaatggcacttCTTAGAG GTCGATTTCGATGAAGATTAA